The Candidatus Polarisedimenticolia bacterium genome window below encodes:
- a CDS encoding lysophospholipid acyltransferase family protein, which translates to MNLLRLALIVLYTFVIGTITIVLCVLVPGGSTLRPLARLWSWLVLRTCRVRSRAIYHPHLDPARPSIYIANHQSQFDIPALALAMKSDFRMVSKRELLYVPVFGWALWFAGFVFIDRTNRAKAIQSLDRTARMIRKGTSVVVFAEGTRSPDRRLLPFKKGGFILALQAGVPIVPVSIRGGHDVLPKGSLRIRPGTIEVVFGEPVPTSSYSLETKDDLIAAVRERITAGLAQTPDLFRVSTSAI; encoded by the coding sequence ATGAACCTGCTTCGCCTGGCGCTCATTGTCCTGTACACCTTCGTGATCGGAACGATCACGATTGTCCTCTGTGTTCTGGTCCCTGGGGGTTCGACTCTGAGGCCGCTGGCGCGCCTCTGGTCCTGGCTGGTGCTGCGGACCTGCCGGGTGCGCTCCCGGGCCATCTACCATCCGCACCTGGATCCTGCCCGACCGAGCATTTACATCGCGAACCACCAGAGCCAGTTCGACATCCCCGCGCTCGCACTGGCCATGAAATCCGATTTCCGGATGGTCTCCAAGCGAGAGCTCCTTTACGTGCCCGTTTTCGGTTGGGCTCTCTGGTTCGCGGGATTCGTCTTCATCGACCGCACCAACCGCGCCAAGGCGATCCAGAGCCTGGATCGGACGGCACGCATGATTCGCAAGGGAACCTCGGTCGTCGTGTTCGCAGAGGGCACGCGCAGCCCCGACCGCCGGCTCCTCCCCTTCAAGAAGGGAGGGTTCATCCTCGCGTTGCAGGCCGGCGTGCCGATCGTCCCCGTCTCCATCCGAGGTGGACACGACGTCCTGCCCAAGGGCAGTCTGCGGATCCGGCCCGGCACCATCGAGGTAGTGTTCGGCGAACCGGTTCCGACCTCCTCCTATTCCCTGGAGACCAAGGACGATCTGATCGCCGCAGTGCGGGAGCGGATCACGGCGGGACTCGCTCAGACGCCGGACCTGTTCCGCGTCTCCACATCTGCTATTTGA